The Thalassotalea psychrophila genome window below encodes:
- a CDS encoding phosphoglycerate mutase family protein — MLKNMLRFTLILFSISLNSVFAYSAETKQIGEGFTIYLVRHAEKQLNVKDPELTSCGHNRAESIAKQLELINLDKLYSTNFKRTMQTAKPIATLKSLEVESYNPKDLQQVATQLIHKQENAVVVGHSNTTAVLAGLLANQPLGSFDESVYDRIYQVVLFKGSVQLNVLQQSFVCSE, encoded by the coding sequence ATGCTTAAAAACATGCTTAGATTTACGTTAATTTTATTTTCTATAAGTTTGAATTCTGTTTTTGCATATTCTGCAGAAACAAAACAAATAGGTGAAGGCTTTACTATTTATTTAGTTAGGCATGCAGAGAAACAACTAAACGTAAAAGATCCTGAGTTAACATCATGCGGACATAATAGAGCTGAATCTATTGCAAAACAATTAGAGCTTATTAATTTAGATAAGCTCTATAGCACTAACTTCAAGCGAACTATGCAAACGGCTAAGCCAATTGCAACATTGAAAAGTTTGGAGGTTGAGTCATATAATCCGAAAGATCTACAACAAGTCGCAACTCAATTAATACATAAGCAAGAAAATGCAGTAGTGGTTGGTCATAGTAACACTACTGCTGTTTTAGCTGGTTTATTAGCAAACCAGCCATTAGGTAGTTTTGATGAGTCTGTTTACGACAGAATTTATCAAGTCGTGCTATTTAAAGGTTCTGTGCAATTAAATGTTTTGCAGCAAAGCTTTGTTTGTAGCGAATAG
- a CDS encoding mechanosensitive ion channel family protein, with product MDHQKLIEQLTALVMEFGPKIVAAIFVWIIGAWIIKALILGLGKVLEKGNVDQSLKPFVKGLCSTLLKVLLAITVLGMIGIEMTSFIAILGAAGLAVGMALSGTLQNFAGGVMILVFKPFKIGDVIDGQGYVGKVSEIQIFNTILKTPDNKTIIIPNGGLATGSMINYSTESQRRVDWTIGMGYGDDVDKAKAIIKSMCDNDVRILKDPEVFIAVSALADSSVNFAVRAWVNAEDYWDVFFDMNENTYKTFNKEGINIPYPQMDVHMHKID from the coding sequence ATGGACCATCAAAAACTAATAGAACAACTCACTGCTCTTGTCATGGAGTTCGGCCCCAAAATAGTTGCCGCTATTTTCGTTTGGATCATTGGTGCATGGATCATAAAAGCTCTTATTTTGGGCTTAGGCAAAGTATTAGAGAAAGGCAACGTTGATCAATCTCTAAAACCTTTTGTTAAAGGCTTATGCTCAACACTTTTAAAAGTGTTGCTAGCTATAACAGTGCTAGGCATGATTGGCATTGAAATGACTTCTTTTATCGCAATATTAGGTGCCGCAGGTTTGGCTGTAGGTATGGCATTATCGGGGACATTGCAAAATTTTGCTGGTGGCGTGATGATCTTAGTTTTCAAACCTTTCAAAATTGGCGACGTAATTGATGGTCAGGGCTACGTAGGTAAGGTCTCTGAAATTCAAATTTTTAATACTATATTAAAAACACCGGATAATAAGACAATTATTATCCCCAATGGTGGTTTAGCTACAGGCTCGATGATTAATTATTCAACTGAAAGTCAACGTCGTGTCGATTGGACAATTGGCATGGGGTATGGTGATGATGTGGATAAAGCTAAAGCGATAATTAAAAGTATGTGCGATAACGATGTACGTATTTTAAAAGACCCTGAAGTTTTTATAGCCGTTTCTGCTTTAGCTGATAGTTCAGTTAATTTTGCTGTTCGTGCTTGGGTAAATGCTGAAGATTATTGGGATGTATTTTTTGATATGAATGAAAATACCTATAAAACCTTTAATAAAGAAGGTATTAATATACCTTATCCGCAAATGGATGTGCATATGCATAAAATTGATTAG
- the tuf gene encoding elongation factor Tu yields the protein MAKEKFERNKPHVNVGTIGHVDHGKTTLTAAISAVLTKVHGGEVKDFAQIDNAPEERERGITINTSHIEYDTESRHYAHVDCPGHADYVKNMITGAAQMDGAILVVAATDGPMPQTREHILLSRQVGVPFIIVFMNKCDMVDDEELLELVEMEVRELLSEYDFPGDDLPVIQGSALGALQGEAKWEEKVVELADALDSYIPEPERAIDGDFILPIEDVFSIQGRGTVVTGRVERGIVKVGDEVAIVGIKDTTLTTCTGVEMFRKLLDEGRAGENCGVLLRGTKREDVQRGQVLCKPGSVNPHTKFESEVYVLSKDEGGRHTPFFKGYRPQFYFRTTDITGAVELPAGVEMVMPGDNLKFVVELINPIAMEEGLRFAIREGGRTVGAGVVSKIID from the coding sequence ATGGCTAAAGAAAAATTTGAACGTAATAAACCGCACGTTAACGTTGGTACAATCGGTCACGTCGATCACGGTAAAACAACATTAACTGCTGCAATCTCAGCTGTACTTACTAAAGTACACGGTGGTGAAGTTAAAGATTTCGCACAAATCGATAACGCTCCAGAAGAACGTGAGCGTGGTATTACAATCAATACTTCTCACATTGAGTACGATACAGAATCACGTCACTATGCACACGTAGATTGTCCTGGTCACGCCGATTATGTTAAAAACATGATCACAGGTGCTGCCCAAATGGATGGCGCTATCTTAGTAGTTGCTGCTACAGATGGTCCTATGCCACAAACACGTGAGCACATCTTATTATCTCGCCAAGTTGGTGTTCCATTCATTATTGTTTTCATGAACAAATGTGACATGGTAGATGACGAAGAGTTATTAGAATTAGTAGAAATGGAAGTTCGTGAACTTCTTTCAGAATACGATTTCCCAGGTGATGACTTACCAGTAATCCAAGGTTCTGCATTAGGCGCACTTCAAGGTGAAGCTAAATGGGAAGAGAAAGTTGTTGAACTAGCTGACGCACTTGATTCTTACATTCCAGAGCCAGAGCGTGCTATCGATGGTGATTTCATTCTTCCAATCGAAGATGTTTTCTCAATCCAAGGCCGTGGTACAGTTGTAACAGGTCGTGTTGAACGTGGTATCGTAAAAGTTGGTGACGAAGTTGCTATCGTAGGTATCAAAGACACTACTCTTACTACTTGTACTGGTGTTGAAATGTTCCGTAAGCTTCTTGACGAAGGTCGTGCTGGCGAGAACTGTGGTGTATTATTACGTGGTACTAAGCGTGAAGACGTACAACGTGGCCAAGTATTATGTAAGCCTGGTTCAGTTAACCCACACACTAAATTCGAATCAGAAGTATACGTGTTAAGTAAAGATGAAGGTGGTCGTCATACTCCATTCTTCAAAGGATACCGTCCACAGTTTTACTTCCGTACAACAGATATCACAGGTGCTGTAGAGCTTCCTGCTGGTGTTGAAATGGTAATGCCTGGCGACAACCTTAAGTTTGTTGTTGAGCTAATCAACCCAATCGCGATGGAAGAAGGTTTACGCTTCGCTATCCGTGAAGGTGGCCGTACAGTTGGTGCTGGTGTTGTTTCTAAAATCATCGACTAG
- the fusA gene encoding elongation factor G: MADLSKYRNIGIFAHVDAGKTTTTERILKLTGMIHKIGEVHDGESTTDFMEQEAERGITIQSAAVTCEWKKHRFNVIDTPGHVDFTVEVYRSLKVLDGGIGVFCGSGGVEPQSETNWRYANDSKVARLIFVNKLDRLGADFYRVTDQVKNVLGANPLIMTLPIGEEDDFVGVVDVLTQKAYYWDDSGQPENYEVKDIPANMVDDAAVYREQLIETALEADEDMLMDYLEGEMTPTEEQIKACIRKGTREIMFFPTYCGSAFKNKGMQLLLDAVVDYLPSPTDVNPQPLTDEEGEATGEYAIVSPDETFKALAFKITDDRFGTLTFVRVYSGVLKKGDTILNAATGKTERVGRMCEMQADDRNELTSAQAGDIIAIVGMKSNVQTGHTLCDPKDPIILEAMVFPKPVISISVAPKDKGSTEKMGIAIGKMVAEDPTFKVETDEDSGETILSGMGELHLDIKVDILKRTYGVELAVGKPQVAYRETITQEIEDSYTHKKQSGGSGQFGKIDYRIKPGEPNSGFTFTSTVVGGNVPKEFFPAVEKGFKSMMDTGVLAGFPVLDVEVELFDGGFHAVDSSAVAFEIAAKGAFRQSIPKAGAQLIEPIMKVDVFTPDDHVGDVIGDLNRRRGMISGQDAGVSGVRIKAEVPLSEMFGYIGSLRTMTSGRGQFSMEFSHYNACPNNVAETVIAEVKEREAAKKK; encoded by the coding sequence ATGGCAGATTTATCAAAATACAGAAACATTGGTATTTTCGCTCACGTTGATGCTGGTAAAACCACAACAACTGAACGTATATTAAAACTAACAGGTATGATCCATAAAATTGGTGAAGTACATGATGGTGAGTCAACAACTGACTTTATGGAACAAGAAGCTGAGCGCGGTATTACTATCCAATCTGCTGCTGTTACATGTGAGTGGAAAAAACATCGCTTTAACGTAATCGACACCCCTGGTCACGTTGACTTTACAGTAGAAGTTTACCGTTCATTAAAAGTACTAGATGGCGGCATCGGTGTTTTCTGTGGTTCAGGTGGTGTTGAACCACAATCAGAAACAAACTGGCGTTACGCAAACGACTCTAAAGTAGCTCGTTTGATCTTCGTAAACAAATTAGACCGTTTAGGTGCTGATTTTTACCGTGTAACTGATCAAGTTAAAAACGTATTAGGTGCTAACCCACTTATTATGACTTTGCCAATTGGTGAAGAAGACGATTTCGTTGGTGTTGTAGACGTATTAACTCAAAAAGCATACTACTGGGATGATTCAGGTCAGCCAGAAAACTACGAAGTAAAAGACATCCCTGCCAATATGGTTGACGATGCTGCTGTATACCGTGAGCAACTAATTGAAACAGCTTTAGAAGCTGATGAAGATATGTTGATGGATTACTTAGAAGGTGAAATGACACCTACTGAAGAGCAAATCAAAGCATGTATTCGTAAAGGTACTCGCGAAATTATGTTCTTCCCGACATACTGTGGTTCTGCTTTCAAGAACAAAGGTATGCAATTATTGCTTGATGCCGTTGTTGATTATTTGCCGTCTCCTACAGATGTTAATCCACAACCACTTACTGATGAAGAAGGTGAGGCTACTGGTGAATACGCAATCGTTTCTCCAGATGAAACATTCAAAGCGTTAGCATTCAAAATCACTGATGACCGTTTTGGTACATTAACTTTCGTACGTGTTTATTCTGGTGTTCTTAAGAAAGGCGATACAATTCTTAATGCTGCAACAGGAAAAACTGAGCGTGTTGGCCGTATGTGTGAAATGCAAGCAGATGACCGTAACGAACTTACTTCAGCACAAGCTGGTGATATCATCGCGATTGTTGGTATGAAAAGTAACGTTCAGACAGGTCACACATTATGTGATCCTAAAGACCCAATCATCCTAGAAGCTATGGTATTCCCTAAGCCTGTAATTTCAATCTCAGTAGCACCAAAAGATAAAGGTTCAACTGAGAAAATGGGTATTGCTATCGGTAAAATGGTAGCTGAAGATCCTACGTTTAAAGTTGAAACTGACGAAGATTCAGGTGAAACAATCTTATCTGGTATGGGTGAACTTCACTTAGATATCAAAGTAGATATCCTTAAGCGTACCTACGGTGTTGAATTAGCTGTTGGTAAACCTCAAGTTGCTTACCGTGAAACTATCACTCAAGAAATTGAAGATTCTTACACGCATAAGAAGCAATCTGGTGGTTCTGGTCAGTTTGGTAAGATTGATTACCGCATCAAGCCAGGCGAGCCTAACTCAGGTTTCACATTTACATCTACTGTTGTTGGCGGTAACGTTCCTAAGGAATTCTTCCCAGCTGTTGAGAAAGGTTTCAAGTCAATGATGGATACTGGTGTTCTAGCTGGTTTCCCTGTATTAGACGTTGAAGTTGAATTATTCGATGGTGGCTTCCATGCTGTCGATTCATCTGCTGTTGCATTTGAAATCGCTGCTAAAGGCGCTTTCCGTCAATCAATACCTAAAGCTGGCGCACAGTTAATCGAACCTATCATGAAAGTTGATGTGTTTACGCCTGATGACCACGTTGGTGATGTTATTGGTGATTTAAACCGTCGTCGTGGCATGATCTCTGGTCAAGACGCTGGCGTTTCTGGTGTTCGTATTAAAGCTGAAGTTCCTCTTTCTGAAATGTTCGGTTACATCGGTTCTCTACGTACAATGACATCAGGTCGTGGTCAATTCTCTATGGAATTTAGCCATTACAATGCATGTCCAAATAACGTAGCTGAAACAGTAATCGCTGAAGTTAAAGAGCGTGAAGCTGCTAAGAAAAAATAA
- a CDS encoding OmcA/MtrC family decaheme c-type cytochrome has translation MQMARYKKLSLQFVFVLLSACMAVACGGDSGDSSEIDSASQDLTQTAELEEITPGNFITSAAVDSGKLTVQFQLFNADSTPITTVIADDVQFTVAKLTIGAEGNLTGNWQSYINKIEQPGVGTGTEPKLQATTEKASVGSFVNFNNGVYQYTFSQPLETSNQTILQQAEIQGLNLSYQESFTHRVGLQIANLDEPVNVTFDWEPSSGKTQYDGIFSQHIVATENCNACHGQLAMHGGGRVEVDYCVTCHNPGSTDANSGNTVNFKNMIHKIHRGKDLPSVQAGGSYQIYGYQDSLHDYSGVSFPNDILECGQCHAGGATAIAGVTVTSSGDNWREVVTMQACGSCHDELKFDEHMGGQVDNTNCRSCHQNSAIAGSIEDKHKNLVTEAKSQFVATILSITQTAPGEFPLIQFNISNPEDNDALYDILNDEEFTNANSSLTIDIAWSTTDYTNTGNQGDNASAVQVNALTEAVAVGDGSFSVLSSIAMPDGSLAPSIATTGSGGVNIEGHPAVNFGDANNPDFQQVPLTNVVSYFAIDDSTPIPRRKVVDITNCFGCHSELSMHGGNRNDNLEACVMCHNPRNTDKRVRSVAANPPTDGKAEESIDFKTMIHGIHGSNKREKPLQIVGYQGFTTHVYDGVFPAEVGDCTLCHSEGTYTLPLTEGVLGTTSNTGADIANPNDDTVTSPTAAVCSSCHDSDLVKGHIESNGGSFSTTQSDIDEGIVLEQCQFCHGPGAPQDISEMHPISQ, from the coding sequence ATGCAAATGGCTAGATATAAAAAATTATCACTACAGTTTGTTTTTGTATTGCTGTCAGCCTGCATGGCTGTCGCCTGTGGCGGAGACAGTGGTGACAGTTCTGAAATAGATAGCGCTAGCCAAGACTTAACTCAGACAGCTGAGTTAGAAGAAATTACCCCTGGTAACTTTATCACCTCTGCAGCAGTTGATTCAGGCAAGTTAACAGTACAATTTCAACTTTTTAACGCTGACAGTACACCAATTACCACGGTTATCGCCGACGATGTGCAATTTACAGTAGCCAAACTGACGATTGGCGCTGAAGGAAACCTAACTGGCAACTGGCAATCTTATATTAATAAAATAGAACAACCTGGAGTAGGCACAGGCACCGAGCCAAAATTACAGGCAACCACAGAAAAGGCCAGTGTTGGTAGTTTTGTTAACTTTAATAATGGCGTCTATCAATACACATTTAGTCAGCCGCTCGAAACAAGTAACCAAACCATTCTCCAGCAAGCTGAAATTCAAGGATTAAATTTAAGTTACCAAGAAAGTTTTACCCATAGAGTCGGATTACAAATAGCCAATTTAGACGAACCAGTAAATGTCACCTTTGATTGGGAGCCTAGCTCAGGAAAAACTCAATACGATGGTATTTTCAGCCAACACATTGTTGCAACAGAAAACTGTAATGCTTGTCACGGGCAATTGGCCATGCATGGTGGCGGACGTGTAGAAGTTGATTATTGCGTAACTTGCCATAACCCAGGCAGCACAGATGCTAATAGCGGTAATACGGTGAACTTTAAAAACATGATCCATAAAATTCATCGTGGTAAAGACCTACCTTCAGTACAAGCAGGCGGTAGTTACCAAATTTATGGCTATCAAGATTCATTGCATGATTATAGTGGGGTTAGTTTTCCAAACGATATTCTTGAGTGTGGTCAATGCCATGCTGGCGGCGCTACGGCAATAGCCGGAGTGACTGTAACATCTAGTGGAGATAACTGGCGAGAAGTAGTTACTATGCAAGCTTGTGGCTCATGTCATGATGAACTCAAGTTTGATGAGCACATGGGTGGACAAGTCGATAATACTAATTGTAGAAGTTGTCATCAAAATTCTGCTATTGCGGGCTCTATTGAAGATAAACACAAAAATTTGGTTACGGAAGCTAAATCTCAATTTGTTGCAACTATCTTAAGTATTACTCAAACCGCTCCGGGTGAGTTTCCTCTAATACAGTTCAACATAAGCAACCCAGAAGATAATGATGCTTTATATGATATTTTAAATGACGAAGAGTTTACCAATGCTAATAGCTCATTAACGATTGATATCGCCTGGTCGACAACCGATTATACTAATACCGGTAATCAAGGTGATAATGCCAGTGCTGTACAAGTAAATGCGTTAACAGAGGCCGTAGCTGTAGGAGATGGTAGTTTTAGCGTACTGTCTAGTATTGCGATGCCAGATGGTAGCTTAGCACCTTCTATTGCCACTACAGGAAGCGGTGGAGTAAATATTGAAGGTCATCCAGCTGTTAATTTTGGCGACGCTAACAATCCTGATTTTCAGCAAGTACCACTAACTAACGTGGTGAGCTATTTTGCGATAGATGATTCAACACCAATTCCTCGTAGAAAGGTTGTAGATATAACAAATTGTTTTGGCTGTCATAGTGAACTTTCTATGCATGGTGGTAACCGTAACGATAATTTAGAAGCTTGTGTTATGTGTCATAACCCACGAAATACCGATAAACGGGTAAGATCAGTCGCCGCGAATCCTCCTACTGATGGCAAAGCTGAAGAATCGATAGATTTTAAAACTATGATCCATGGTATTCATGGTTCGAATAAACGCGAAAAACCATTACAAATTGTTGGCTACCAAGGTTTTACTACTCACGTTTATGATGGTGTCTTCCCTGCCGAGGTTGGTGATTGTACCTTGTGTCATAGCGAAGGTACTTACACCTTACCACTTACTGAAGGTGTTTTAGGTACAACGTCTAATACTGGCGCCGATATAGCAAATCCAAATGATGATACAGTTACTTCACCAACTGCCGCAGTATGTAGTTCATGCCATGATAGTGATTTAGTAAAAGGGCATATTGAATCAAATGGTGGCAGTTTCTCAACCACACAAAGTGATATTGATGAAGGAATCGTGTTAGAGCAATGCCAATTTTGTCATGGTCCAGGTGCGCCACAGGATATTTCAGAAATGCATCCTATTAGCCAATAA
- a CDS encoding OmcA/MtrC family decaheme c-type cytochrome translates to MFRKTTFLVMLSLLGSLTLSGCDGDTGGDRAQGVESTPPPASGTPPTTPPPTPLPPPSNGLIESGDITEDDTISTGITGVVIEQNLTLTFNLMVNGTTQIVDLGSSNAGFTLAKLVPNPGDSQGQSWTSYFIKSEDPICRSQADMDDTNNACTSFTEESDPELIDDTAKKVQSEFATGKSVLTQATSDSNGQFENNGDGTWNYTFPFQFADVATLTEVHRSCIQFSFNADVENICVDFVPAEVASATDGISGTSLSDTFYETHNARQIVTEETCNSCHGQLATHGGGRTRTDYCVTCHNPDTNDSNSGNSVDFKQLVHKIHFGRNLPNVVEGKPFTIWGYQNSEHDYSTTGFPQNIKNCGSCHAGNEDILFTQTQMIPEPSAKITEDGHSWVSNPTKQACSSCHEKLFVDNSTLDGDPLPGPNHPGFSDETNCTGCHVDDGAENPNDIQANQIHRDSYTEKALTYAMNIESVINTGPGESPVVTFNVTENGTPIDIKDTAIFDGKIRVGVAWDAASDFDNEGLVGFDALNIEIDAIAESILKAGSDNSFVLDMGLIPETIPEGQDSIAVLMLGHANGPNTTLTEFEDVSPIKSPIEFFASSEAAVTPRRSVVSIDKCNSCHNRFSMVEKGHVNFHAVPSGEPLVCASCHGASLGFDEYADFRYLIHGVHATDIREEPYRGEFSEDIHFPGDIANCDSCHIEGTTQLPLAFNTPIFTGITEQYTTPTAATCSSCHDSAEVQTHMISTGGAKFNEGYDLVQSTTESCALCHGPGEAADVEMVHKR, encoded by the coding sequence ATGTTTAGGAAAACTACATTTTTAGTCATGCTCTCTTTGCTAGGAAGTTTAACTCTTTCTGGTTGTGATGGTGACACCGGTGGCGACAGAGCTCAGGGAGTAGAATCAACTCCACCGCCAGCAAGTGGCACACCACCAACTACGCCACCGCCAACACCATTACCACCGCCAAGTAACGGGTTAATTGAATCAGGTGATATTACAGAAGATGATACTATTTCTACAGGGATTACCGGTGTTGTTATTGAGCAAAACTTAACACTAACATTTAATTTAATGGTAAATGGTACTACTCAAATTGTTGACTTGGGTTCGAGTAATGCAGGATTCACCTTAGCCAAATTAGTACCAAACCCAGGTGATTCTCAAGGCCAAAGCTGGACAAGCTATTTTATTAAATCTGAAGATCCTATTTGTCGTTCGCAGGCTGATATGGATGATACCAATAATGCTTGTACTTCCTTTACTGAAGAATCTGATCCAGAGCTAATTGATGACACAGCTAAAAAAGTGCAAAGTGAATTTGCTACCGGTAAATCAGTTTTAACTCAGGCAACTTCAGATAGTAATGGTCAATTTGAAAATAATGGCGATGGCACGTGGAATTATACATTTCCGTTTCAGTTTGCAGACGTAGCAACTCTGACAGAGGTCCACAGAAGCTGTATCCAGTTTAGTTTTAATGCTGATGTTGAAAACATCTGTGTTGACTTTGTACCTGCTGAGGTCGCTTCCGCAACTGATGGTATTAGCGGTACATCTCTGTCTGACACCTTTTATGAGACACATAATGCTCGCCAAATTGTTACTGAAGAAACCTGTAATTCATGCCATGGCCAATTGGCAACCCATGGTGGCGGAAGAACCCGAACAGATTATTGTGTTACCTGTCATAACCCAGATACCAACGACAGTAACAGTGGCAATTCAGTCGACTTTAAACAGCTTGTTCATAAAATTCATTTTGGTCGAAATTTACCAAATGTTGTTGAAGGCAAACCATTTACTATTTGGGGCTATCAAAATAGCGAGCACGATTATTCAACTACCGGTTTTCCACAAAATATAAAAAATTGTGGTAGCTGCCATGCTGGTAACGAAGATATTCTGTTTACCCAAACCCAAATGATCCCAGAGCCATCCGCAAAAATAACTGAAGATGGTCATAGTTGGGTCTCTAACCCCACTAAGCAAGCTTGTAGCTCATGCCATGAAAAATTGTTTGTCGATAACTCAACATTAGATGGGGATCCCTTACCAGGGCCTAACCATCCTGGTTTCTCTGATGAAACTAACTGTACTGGATGCCATGTTGATGATGGTGCTGAAAATCCAAATGACATACAGGCTAATCAAATCCACCGTGATAGTTATACTGAAAAAGCATTAACTTATGCAATGAATATAGAAAGTGTCATTAATACAGGTCCAGGTGAAAGCCCGGTGGTTACGTTCAATGTTACTGAAAATGGTACACCGATAGATATCAAAGATACCGCAATTTTTGATGGTAAAATTAGAGTGGGAGTTGCATGGGATGCTGCCAGTGATTTTGATAATGAAGGGTTGGTGGGATTTGATGCTTTAAATATTGAAATTGATGCCATTGCTGAAAGTATTTTAAAAGCAGGCTCAGATAACAGCTTTGTTTTAGATATGGGGCTAATACCTGAAACGATCCCTGAAGGACAGGATAGTATTGCGGTATTAATGCTTGGTCATGCAAATGGTCCCAATACGACCTTAACTGAATTTGAAGATGTAAGTCCGATCAAGAGTCCTATAGAATTTTTTGCAAGTAGTGAAGCCGCGGTAACGCCAAGAAGAAGTGTGGTGTCTATCGATAAGTGTAATAGTTGTCATAATAGATTTTCAATGGTTGAAAAAGGTCATGTTAACTTCCATGCAGTACCTAGTGGGGAACCTTTAGTTTGCGCATCATGTCATGGTGCCAGCCTTGGTTTTGATGAATATGCAGATTTCAGGTATCTAATTCACGGCGTGCACGCTACAGATATAAGAGAAGAACCATATCGAGGAGAATTTTCTGAAGATATTCATTTTCCTGGTGATATAGCTAATTGTGATAGCTGTCATATAGAAGGTACCACACAATTGCCATTAGCTTTTAATACGCCAATATTTACTGGTATTACAGAACAATATACAACACCTACAGCTGCAACCTGTAGTTCGTGTCATGACTCAGCAGAAGTGCAAACGCATATGATTTCAACCGGTGGTGCAAAATTCAACGAAGGTTATGATTTGGTTCAAAGCACTACAGAGAGTTGTGCATTATGTCATGGCCCGGGTGAAGCGGCCGATGTTGAAATGGTCCATAAACGGTAG